A section of the Helicobacter jaachi genome encodes:
- the lolA gene encoding LolA-like outer membrane lipoprotein chaperone — protein MYFFRLCIALLSLCVSVFAWGENLVSIEADFEQIITSEDGIPARYEGKIFGKTPSQVKWDYQNPLKKEIYMRDNEVVIYEPSLEQVSYSRLKDKTDFISIIKSAKKQDDGAYHTKVEGVEYKLFVDKNDKPERIEFVDSMGAKTTLKLSNVKLNKNINESIFNFTPPQGVEIVELKSR, from the coding sequence ATGTATTTTTTTAGGCTTTGTATTGCCCTGCTGTCCTTGTGTGTAAGCGTTTTTGCGTGGGGGGAAAATTTAGTGAGTATTGAGGCAGATTTTGAGCAGATTATTACGAGCGAAGATGGCATACCTGCGCGATATGAGGGCAAAATCTTTGGTAAAACGCCTAGCCAAGTCAAATGGGATTATCAAAATCCTTTGAAAAAGGAAATTTATATGCGCGACAATGAAGTTGTCATTTATGAGCCAAGTTTGGAGCAGGTGAGCTATTCGCGCTTAAAGGATAAAACAGATTTTATCTCTATCATTAAATCTGCCAAAAAGCAAGATGATGGCGCATATCACACCAAAGTGGAGGGCGTGGAATATAAGCTTTTTGTAGATAAAAATGATAAGCCAGAGCGCATAGAGTTTGTAGATTCTATGGGGGCAAAGACTACTTTAAAGCTAAGTAATGTAAAGCTTAATAAAAACATAAATGAAAGCATTTTTAACTTCACACCGCCCCAAGGTGTGGAAATAGTCGAGCTTAAATCACGCTAG
- a CDS encoding anthranilate synthase component I family protein: protein MFDFKHAQKASLAHKEIICDNLTPLSILSATKARVLLESAYNETGKDRYSLVVLNEAFRIYKDKMGQHLIANGRKVPLKEALKGYKQAHNWDFSHDFLYSLSLVRSLAPNPQGRLPSHLPLPLGGAGYIGYEFFAEIEEIDFTNPPLYDAPECAFIFGRDFLIFDHLFDRLHIVSVSYAHEREQINPQARIEHIMSLLEGIPRLDSIHTDEPVEDFTIIDATSASEYEAVVERIKAHIYAGDLLQCVPSQSMQVHSSLSPLQAYRHLRFQNPSPYMFYYDFDDFVVLGASPEIMIRLKTHNERSFFTLRPIAGTRARGENMVQDLALEEELLRDEKENAEHLMLLDLARNDAGKVSVGGGVKVLARNQVERYSRVMHIVSEVQGELDSKIYAKRDAFKSVFPAGTLSGAPKIEAIKTIEALESTARGIYGGAIGYFTYDEDMDFAIAIRTAVYQNGIYYLRSGAGVVQDSIPAKEYIETQSKVRSMLDMLCK, encoded by the coding sequence ATGTTTGATTTTAAACACGCGCAAAAAGCTAGCCTTGCGCACAAAGAAATTATATGTGACAACCTCACACCTCTATCTATCCTAAGTGCGACAAAGGCTAGAGTGCTTTTAGAATCTGCATACAACGAAACAGGCAAGGATAGATATTCGCTAGTAGTTTTAAATGAAGCTTTTAGAATCTATAAGGACAAAATGGGGCAGCATCTCATCGCAAATGGGCGCAAAGTGCCACTAAAAGAGGCTTTAAAAGGTTATAAACAAGCGCATAATTGGGATTTTTCACATGATTTTTTATACAGCCTCTCACTTGTGCGCAGTCTTGCGCCAAATCCGCAGGGTAGGCTCCCTAGCCACCTGCCTTTGCCACTAGGCGGCGCGGGATATATAGGGTATGAATTTTTTGCTGAAATTGAGGAGATAGATTTTACTAATCCCCCGCTTTATGATGCGCCAGAATGCGCGTTTATCTTTGGTAGGGATTTTTTAATCTTTGACCATTTATTTGATAGGCTGCATATTGTAAGCGTGAGTTATGCGCATGAGCGCGAGCAGATAAACCCACAAGCGCGTATTGAGCATATTATGAGCTTGCTTGAGGGCATTCCAAGGCTAGATTCTATCCATACAGATGAGCCTGTGGAGGATTTTACTATCATTGATGCCACTAGTGCGAGCGAGTATGAAGCGGTGGTGGAGAGGATTAAGGCGCATATTTATGCAGGCGACTTGCTCCAATGCGTGCCAAGTCAATCTATGCAGGTGCATTCTAGCCTTTCGCCGCTGCAGGCTTATCGGCATTTACGCTTTCAAAATCCTAGCCCTTATATGTTTTATTATGATTTTGATGATTTTGTGGTGTTGGGCGCTAGTCCAGAAATTATGATACGGCTTAAAACTCACAATGAGCGCTCATTTTTTACCCTTCGTCCCATTGCTGGCACAAGGGCGCGCGGAGAGAATATGGTTCAAGATTTAGCCCTAGAAGAAGAGTTATTAAGAGATGAAAAGGAGAATGCTGAGCATTTAATGCTGCTTGATTTAGCGCGCAATGACGCGGGCAAAGTGAGTGTGGGCGGAGGTGTGAAAGTGCTTGCACGCAATCAGGTAGAGCGGTATTCGCGCGTTATGCATATTGTTTCAGAAGTGCAGGGCGAGCTAGATTCTAAAATCTATGCTAAACGCGATGCGTTCAAGTCTGTTTTCCCTGCAGGCACGCTAAGTGGCGCACCAAAGATTGAGGCGATTAAGACTATTGAGGCTTTAGAATCTACAGCTAGAGGCATTTATGGTGGTGCGATAGGGTATTTTACCTATGATGAGGATATGGATTTTGCTATTGCTATCCGCACGGCTGTGTATCAAAATGGCATTTACTATTTGCGTTCAGGTGCGGGTGTGGTGCAAGATTCTATCCCTGCTAAAGAATATATTGAGACACAAAGCAAAGTCCGCTCCATGCTTGATATGCTCTGCAAATAA